One region of Glycine max cultivar Williams 82 chromosome 9, Glycine_max_v4.0, whole genome shotgun sequence genomic DNA includes:
- the LOC100527263 gene encoding SDR domain-containing protein, with amino-acid sequence MERTKYGKRFQGKVAIVTASTLGIGFSIAERLGLEGASVVISSRKQKNVDEAAGKLRAKGIEVLAVVCHVSNAQQRKNLIDKTLQKYGKIDVVVSNAAVHPSVDPILQTQESILDKLWEINVKSTILLLKDAAPHLKKGSSVVLIASLVAYNPPPTMAMYGVTKTAVLGLTKALASEMGPNTRVNCVVPGIVPTHFVALYTSNDATREELERKALLGRLGTTEDMAAVTAFLASDDASYITGENLVVSGGMPSRL; translated from the exons aTGGAGAGAACCAAATATGGCAAGAGATTTCAAGGTAAGGTAGCCATTGTGACAGCTTCCACCCTTGGAATTGGCTTTAGCATAGCCGAGAGGCTTGGTTTGGAGGGTGCATCTGTTGTCATCTCTTCTCGCAAACAG AAAAATGTTGATGAGGCTGCTGGTAAACTGAGAGCTAAAGGAATCGAAGTATTGGCGGTTGTTTGCCACGTTTCAAATGCGCAACAAAGGAAGAATTTGATAGACAAAACTTTACAG AAGTATGGAAAGATAGATGTTGTTGTATCCAATGCTGCCGTTCATCCTTCTGTAGATCCCATTTTGCAAACACAAGAATCGATCCTTGACAAGCTGTGGGAGATAAATGTCAAATCCACTATActtcttctcaag GATGCAGCTCCTCACTTGAAGAAGGGTTCTTCTGTTGTTCTCATTGCCTCACTTGTTGCTTATAATCCACCACCTACCATGGCTATGTATGGAGTGACCAAAACCGCAGTTCTTGGACTTACCAAA GCTCTGGCTAGTGAAATGGGCCCTAATACTCGGGTGAATTGTGTTGTTCCTGGGATTGTGCCAACTCACTTTGTTGCACTTTATACGTCAAATGATGCTACA AGGGAGGAACTTGAAAGAAAGGCATTGCTTGGAAGGCTTGGTACAACTGAAGACATGGCTGCTGTGACAGCATTTTTGGCCTCTGATGATGCTTCTTACATAACAGGAGAAAATCTAGTGGTTTCTGGGGGAATGCCTTCCAGGTTGTAG